The genomic interval CCGTCACTGGCCGAGGGACGGAAAACACAGAGGAAAAGAGCGCGAATCCGGGCCAGCGCCTCGGCCGGGTCCGGATCGGGCGGCACCGCTACGACCGCGCAGGGCTGCCCCTAGCGAGGACCGGACTGACGCCTCCGCCTCACCCTAGCCTCGAGAGGCCGCGCGCGAGATCCGCCTGGATGTCGGCCACCGATTCCAGGCCCACCGCGAGCCGCAACAGCCCCTCTGCGATGCCCGCCGCCGCCCGCGCCTCGGGGCTGATGCGGCCATGGGTCGTGGTCGCCGGGTGGGTGATGGTGGTCTTGGCGTCGCCCAGATTGGCCGTGATCGAGATCATGCGGGTGGAATCGATGACCCGCCACGCCGCCTCGCGCCCGCCCTTGACGACGAAGGAGACAATCCCGCCCCCCGTCTCTTGCTGACGCATCGCCAGGGCGTGCTGCGGGTGGCTCGGCAGGCCCGGGTAGTAGACGCGTTCGACGGCCGGCTGTGCTTCCAGCCATTGGGCCAAGCGCAGGGCGTTGTCGGAATGGGCGCGCATGCGTATTTTGAGCGTCTCCAGCCCTTTGAGGATGACCCAGGCATTGAACGGGCTCATACTGGGGCCCGCGGTCCTGAGGAAGGGGTACACGCCCTCCATCACCAGCTCGCGTCGCCCCAGCACTGCGCCGCCCAGCACGCGCCCCTGGCCGTCCAAGTATTTTGTGGCCGAATGGATGACCAGGTCGGCGCCGAGCTCGAGGGGCCGCTGCAGAGCCGGCGTGCAGAAACAATTGTCCACCGCGAGCCAT from Pelomicrobium methylotrophicum carries:
- a CDS encoding O-succinylhomoserine sulfhydrylase, translated to MSEDFDFETRALRAGIHRSQFNEHSEALYLTSSFVFDSAAQAAARFANQEPGYVYSRFTNPTVTAFEERLAALEGAQCCVATASGMAAILATVMGLMKAGEHIIASRSIFGATVQLFSQILPKFGVETTFVSATNPAEWAQAVRPNTRLLFVETPSNPLTEISDLQALAEVARSAGAWLAVDNCFCTPALQRPLELGADLVIHSATKYLDGQGRVLGGAVLGRRELVMEGVYPFLRTAGPSMSPFNAWVILKGLETLKIRMRAHSDNALRLAQWLEAQPAVERVYYPGLPSHPQHALAMRQQETGGGIVSFVVKGGREAAWRVIDSTRMISITANLGDAKTTITHPATTTHGRISPEARAAAGIAEGLLRLAVGLESVADIQADLARGLSRLG